The Monodelphis domestica isolate mMonDom1 chromosome 7, mMonDom1.pri, whole genome shotgun sequence genome window below encodes:
- the ATXN2L gene encoding ataxin-2-like protein isoform X7, with amino-acid sequence MLHFLTAVVGSTCDVKVKNGTTYEGIFKTLSSKFELAVDAVHRKAPEPAGGPRREDIVDTMVFKPSDVMMVHFRNVDFNYATKDKFTDSAIAMNSKVNGEHKEKVLQRWEGGDGNSDDYDLESDMSNGWDPNEMFKFNEENYGVKTTYDSSLSSYTVPLEKDNSEEFRQRELRAAQLAREIESSPQYRLRIAMENDDGRTEEEKHSSVQRQGSGRDSPSLVSRDGKYIPLPQRMREGGPRGGVRCSGSRGGRPGIGSLPPRGGPHHPDSSGPSPGPEPRGINGGPSRMSPKAQRPLRGAKTMSSPSSRPPGETSVPPPTVGRMYPPRSPKSAAPAPASASCPEPPMGSAVPTSTASIPPVSSSMEPGAGPISPTSPKVTASNDGKELPQKEPGRTLEPPELARIAGKAPGLQNEQKRYQLEELKKFGAQFKLQSSSSPEASLDPFSSRGPKESGVEAKGKEKEVESLLTSEPLVSSGSSKTESLPDKEEKLSLPTTGGTEGPEQSQAPRQNQMGSPPGSISKGDDKEEGPVTDQVKKSTLNPNAKEFNPSKPLLSVNKSTSTPTSPGPRTHSTPSIPVLTAGQSGMYSPQYISYIPQIHMGPAVQAPQMYPYPVSNSVPGQQGKYRGAKGSLPPQRSDQHQPASAPPIMQAAAAAGPPLVAATPYSSYISYNPQQFPGQPTMMQPMAHYPSQPVFAPMLQSNPRMLTSGSHPQAIVSSSTPQYPPAEQPTPQALYATVHQSYPHHATQLHAHQPQPATTPTGSQPQSQHAAPSPVQHQAGQPPHLGSGQPQQNLYHPGALTGTPPSLPPGPSAQSPQSSFPQPAAVYAIHAHQQLPHGFTNMAHVTQAHVQTGITAAPPPHPGAPHPPQVMLLHPPQSHGGPPQGGVPQSGVPALSASTPSPYTYIGHHQAALLGFESKGTSCLTQDKLII; translated from the exons ATGCTTCACTTCCTTACTGCTGTTGTG GGCTCCACTTGTGATGTAAAGGTGAAAAATGGTACCACATATGAAGGTATTTTCAAGACTCTGAGTTCAAAG TTTGAGCTAGCAGTGGATGCAGTTCATAGGAAGGCTCCTGAGCCAGCAGGTGGTCCCCGTCGAGAGGACATCGTGGATACCATGGTGTTTAAGCCAAGTGACGTGATGATGGTCCACTTCCGAAATGTTGACTTCAATTATGCCACTAAGG ACAAGTTCACAGATTCTGCCATTGCCATGAACTCAAAGGTGAATGGTGAACACAAGGAGAAGGTGCTACAGCGCTGGGAGGGAGGTGATGGCAACAGTGATGACTATGACCTTGAATCTGATATG TCTAATGGATGGGACCCTAATGAAATGTTCAAGTTCAATGAGGAAAACTATGGAGTAAAAACAACTTATGACAGTAGCCTCTCTTCTTATAC AGTCCCCTTGGAGAAGGACAACTCAGAGGAGTTTCGTCAGCGGGAGCTCCGTGCAGCCCAGCTGGCCAGAGAAATAGAGTCCAGTCCCCAGTACCGCTTACGTATTGCTATGGAGAATGATGATGGACGAACAGAGGAAGAGAAGCACAGCTCTGTGCAGCGACAAGGCTCAGGCCGTGACAGTCCCAGTTTAGTGTCCAG GGATGGGAAATATATTCCTTTACCTCAGAGGATGCGGGAGGGAGGCCCCAGAGGAGGAGTTCGATGCAGTGGCTCCAGGGGTGGTCGACCTGGCATTGGTTCCTTGCCTCCTCGGGGTGGCCCCCACCACCCTGACAGCAGTGGCCCCAGTCCTGGTCCTGAGCCCCGTGGCATCAATGGAG GTCCTTCCCGCATGTCCCCCAAAGCCCAGAGGCCCCTTAGAGGTGCAAAGACTATGTCTTCCCCTAGCAGCCGCCCCCCTGGAGAAACTTCCGTACCACCTCCTACAG TTGGTCGAATGTACCCGCCTCGTTCCCCTAAGTCAGCTGCTCCTGCCCCAGCCTCGGCTTCCTGTCCTGAGCCACCTATGGGCTCTGCAGTTCCCACCTCTACAGCTTCCATTCCTCCAGTTTCATCCTCTATGGAACCTGGAGCTGGCCCCATTTCCCCAACTTCCCCAAAGGTTACAGCTTCTAATGATG GGAAAGAATTACCCCAAAAGGAACCTGGGAGAACTCTGGAGCCACCAGAACTTGCCCGAATAGCTGGGAAAG CCCCTGGCCTTCAGAATGAACAAAAACGTTACCAGTTGGAAGAACTGAAGAAGTTTGGGGCTCAGTTTAAG CTCCAGTCCAGTAGTTCTCCTGAGGCCAGTCTGGACCCTTTTTCCTCCCGGGGCCCCAAGGAAAGTGGAGTGGAagccaaaggaaaggaaaaggaggtggAAAGCCTGCTGACTTCAGAACCCTTGGTGTCCTCTGGCTCCTCCAAGACAGAATCTCTACctgataaggaggaaaagctgtCCCTCCCCACAACAGGAGGGACTGAAGGGCCAGAACAGTCCCAGGCACCTCGGCAGAACCAAATGGGCAGTCCTCCTGGGAGCATAAGCAAGGGGGATGACAAGGAAGAGGGACCTGTCACTGA TCAAGTGAAGAAGTCTACATTGAACCCCAATGCCAAGGAGTTCAACCCTTCAAAGCCTCTGTTGTCTGTG AACAAGTCAACCAGTACCCCAACTTCCCCAGGTCCCCGGACTCATTCAACTCCTTCAATCCCAGTGCTGACAGCAGGCCAGAGTGGGATGTATAGCCCCCAGTACATCTCCTATATACCTCAGATTCACATGGGGCCAGCCGTGCAg GCTCCTCAGATGTACCCATACCCTGTATCTAACTCTGTGCCTGGTCAGCAGGGCAAGTACCGGGGAGCTAAAG GTTCCTTGCCCCCTCAACGCTCAGACCAGCACCAACCAGCCTCAGCACCCCCTATTATGCAGGCGGCAGCAGCTGCAGGACCCCCTTTGGTGGCAGCTACACCATACTCTTCCTATATTTCCTACAATCCCCAGCAATTCCCAGGCCAGCCTACCATGATGCAGCCCATGGCCCACTATCCCTCACAG CCTGTCTTTGCCCCAATGCTTCAGAGTAACCCGAGGATGCTGACATCGGGCAGCCACCCCCAGGCCATCGTCTCATCTTCTACTCCTCAGTACCCTCCAGCAGAGCAGCCCACTCCCCAAGCCCTATATG CCACCGTTCACCAGTCCTATCCACACCATGCCACGCAGCTCCATGCCCACCAGCCGCAGCCAGCCACCACCCCTACTGGGAGCCAGCCGCAGTCCCAGCATGCGGCCCCCAGCCCTGTCCAG cATCAGGCAGGGCAGCCACCACACTTGGGTAGTGGGCAGCCACAACAGAATTTATACCATCCAGGTGCCTTAACAGGCACACCACCGTCTCTGCCACCGGGACCCTCTGCTCAGTCCCCTCAGAGCAGCTTCCCTCAGCCAGCTGCAGTCTATGCCATCCATGCCCACCAGCAGCTGCCGCACGGCTTCACCAATATGGCCCATGTTACCCAG GCCCATGTCCAGACTGGAATCACAGCAGCCCCACCCCCCCATCCTGGGGCTCCCCACCCACCCCAGGTGATGCTGCTGCACCCACCCCAGAGCCATGGGGGTCCACCTCAGGGGGGTGTACCCCAGAGTGGCGTGCCTGCTCTTTCTGCTTCCACACCTTCACCCTACACCTACATCGGACACCACCAAG CAGCTCTGCTTGGTTTCGAGTCCAAGGGAACATCATGCCTCACTCAGGATAAGCTGATCATCTGA
- the ATXN2L gene encoding ataxin-2-like protein isoform X2: MLKPQPPQPSQPQQTPIQQPAPARRPPGGTSPPNGSLGGTPASASAPGPPTAASPGLGPPPAGGSGIRRGGEGVLPPQPPTHQHQERPGGAATGSTRGQSTGKGPPPSPVFEGVYNNSRMLHFLTAVVGSTCDVKVKNGTTYEGIFKTLSSKFELAVDAVHRKAPEPAGGPRREDIVDTMVFKPSDVMMVHFRNVDFNYATKDKFTDSAIAMNSKVNGEHKEKVLQRWEGGDGNSDDYDLESDMSNGWDPNEMFKFNEENYGVKTTYDSSLSSYTVPLEKDNSEEFRQRELRAAQLAREIESSPQYRLRIAMENDDGRTEEEKHSSVQRQGSGRDSPSLVSRDGKYIPLPQRMREGGPRGGVRCSGSRGGRPGIGSLPPRGGPHHPDSSGPSPGPEPRGINGGPSRMSPKAQRPLRGAKTMSSPSSRPPGETSVPPPTVGRMYPPRSPKSAAPAPASASCPEPPMGSAVPTSTASIPPVSSSMEPGAGPISPTSPKVTASNDGKELPQKEPGRTLEPPELARIAGKAPGLQNEQKRYQLEELKKFGAQFKLQSSSSPEASLDPFSSRGPKESGVEAKGKEKEVESLLTSEPLVSSGSSKTESLPDKEEKLSLPTTGGTEGPEQSQAPRQNQMGSPPGSISKGDDKEEGPVTDQVKKSTLNPNAKEFNPSKPLLSVNKSTSTPTSPGPRTHSTPSIPVLTAGQSGMYSPQYISYIPQIHMGPAVQAPQMYPYPVSNSVPGQQGKYRGAKGSLPPQRSDQHQPASAPPIMQAAAAAGPPLVAATPYSSYISYNPQQFPGQPTMMQPMAHYPSQPVFAPMLQSNPRMLTSGSHPQAIVSSSTPQYPPAEQPTPQALYATVHQSYPHHATQLHAHQPQPATTPTGSQPQSQHAAPSPVQHQAGQPPHLGSGQPQQNLYHPGALTGTPPSLPPGPSAQSPQSSFPQPAAVYAIHAHQQLPHGFTNMAHVTQAHVQTGITAAPPPHPGAPHPPQVMLLHPPQSHGGPPQGGVPQSGVPALSASTPSPYTYIGHHQAALLGFESKGTSCLTQDKLII, encoded by the exons ATGTTGAAGCCGCAGCCGCCTCAGCCATCTCAGCCCCAGCAGACACCCATCCAGCAACCGGCACCAGCACGCCGGCCTCCCGGGGGTACCAGCCCCCCCAACGGAAGCCTCGGGGGGACTCCAGCCTCTGCTTCGGCCCCGGGGCCGCCCACTGCTGCTTCCCCGGGCCTAGGGCCTCCTCCTGCTGGAGGCAGTGGGATCCGCCGGGGAGGTGAGGGGGTTCTGCCGCCACAGCCGCCAACACATCAGCATCAGGAGCGGCCCGGGGGCGCTGCTACTGGCAGTACCAG GGGACAGAGCACAGGAAAGGGGCCCCCACCATCACCT GTATTTGAGGGTGTCTATAATAATTCTAGGATGCTTCACTTCCTTACTGCTGTTGTG GGCTCCACTTGTGATGTAAAGGTGAAAAATGGTACCACATATGAAGGTATTTTCAAGACTCTGAGTTCAAAG TTTGAGCTAGCAGTGGATGCAGTTCATAGGAAGGCTCCTGAGCCAGCAGGTGGTCCCCGTCGAGAGGACATCGTGGATACCATGGTGTTTAAGCCAAGTGACGTGATGATGGTCCACTTCCGAAATGTTGACTTCAATTATGCCACTAAGG ACAAGTTCACAGATTCTGCCATTGCCATGAACTCAAAGGTGAATGGTGAACACAAGGAGAAGGTGCTACAGCGCTGGGAGGGAGGTGATGGCAACAGTGATGACTATGACCTTGAATCTGATATG TCTAATGGATGGGACCCTAATGAAATGTTCAAGTTCAATGAGGAAAACTATGGAGTAAAAACAACTTATGACAGTAGCCTCTCTTCTTATAC AGTCCCCTTGGAGAAGGACAACTCAGAGGAGTTTCGTCAGCGGGAGCTCCGTGCAGCCCAGCTGGCCAGAGAAATAGAGTCCAGTCCCCAGTACCGCTTACGTATTGCTATGGAGAATGATGATGGACGAACAGAGGAAGAGAAGCACAGCTCTGTGCAGCGACAAGGCTCAGGCCGTGACAGTCCCAGTTTAGTGTCCAG GGATGGGAAATATATTCCTTTACCTCAGAGGATGCGGGAGGGAGGCCCCAGAGGAGGAGTTCGATGCAGTGGCTCCAGGGGTGGTCGACCTGGCATTGGTTCCTTGCCTCCTCGGGGTGGCCCCCACCACCCTGACAGCAGTGGCCCCAGTCCTGGTCCTGAGCCCCGTGGCATCAATGGAG GTCCTTCCCGCATGTCCCCCAAAGCCCAGAGGCCCCTTAGAGGTGCAAAGACTATGTCTTCCCCTAGCAGCCGCCCCCCTGGAGAAACTTCCGTACCACCTCCTACAG TTGGTCGAATGTACCCGCCTCGTTCCCCTAAGTCAGCTGCTCCTGCCCCAGCCTCGGCTTCCTGTCCTGAGCCACCTATGGGCTCTGCAGTTCCCACCTCTACAGCTTCCATTCCTCCAGTTTCATCCTCTATGGAACCTGGAGCTGGCCCCATTTCCCCAACTTCCCCAAAGGTTACAGCTTCTAATGATG GGAAAGAATTACCCCAAAAGGAACCTGGGAGAACTCTGGAGCCACCAGAACTTGCCCGAATAGCTGGGAAAG CCCCTGGCCTTCAGAATGAACAAAAACGTTACCAGTTGGAAGAACTGAAGAAGTTTGGGGCTCAGTTTAAG CTCCAGTCCAGTAGTTCTCCTGAGGCCAGTCTGGACCCTTTTTCCTCCCGGGGCCCCAAGGAAAGTGGAGTGGAagccaaaggaaaggaaaaggaggtggAAAGCCTGCTGACTTCAGAACCCTTGGTGTCCTCTGGCTCCTCCAAGACAGAATCTCTACctgataaggaggaaaagctgtCCCTCCCCACAACAGGAGGGACTGAAGGGCCAGAACAGTCCCAGGCACCTCGGCAGAACCAAATGGGCAGTCCTCCTGGGAGCATAAGCAAGGGGGATGACAAGGAAGAGGGACCTGTCACTGA TCAAGTGAAGAAGTCTACATTGAACCCCAATGCCAAGGAGTTCAACCCTTCAAAGCCTCTGTTGTCTGTG AACAAGTCAACCAGTACCCCAACTTCCCCAGGTCCCCGGACTCATTCAACTCCTTCAATCCCAGTGCTGACAGCAGGCCAGAGTGGGATGTATAGCCCCCAGTACATCTCCTATATACCTCAGATTCACATGGGGCCAGCCGTGCAg GCTCCTCAGATGTACCCATACCCTGTATCTAACTCTGTGCCTGGTCAGCAGGGCAAGTACCGGGGAGCTAAAG GTTCCTTGCCCCCTCAACGCTCAGACCAGCACCAACCAGCCTCAGCACCCCCTATTATGCAGGCGGCAGCAGCTGCAGGACCCCCTTTGGTGGCAGCTACACCATACTCTTCCTATATTTCCTACAATCCCCAGCAATTCCCAGGCCAGCCTACCATGATGCAGCCCATGGCCCACTATCCCTCACAG CCTGTCTTTGCCCCAATGCTTCAGAGTAACCCGAGGATGCTGACATCGGGCAGCCACCCCCAGGCCATCGTCTCATCTTCTACTCCTCAGTACCCTCCAGCAGAGCAGCCCACTCCCCAAGCCCTATATG CCACCGTTCACCAGTCCTATCCACACCATGCCACGCAGCTCCATGCCCACCAGCCGCAGCCAGCCACCACCCCTACTGGGAGCCAGCCGCAGTCCCAGCATGCGGCCCCCAGCCCTGTCCAG cATCAGGCAGGGCAGCCACCACACTTGGGTAGTGGGCAGCCACAACAGAATTTATACCATCCAGGTGCCTTAACAGGCACACCACCGTCTCTGCCACCGGGACCCTCTGCTCAGTCCCCTCAGAGCAGCTTCCCTCAGCCAGCTGCAGTCTATGCCATCCATGCCCACCAGCAGCTGCCGCACGGCTTCACCAATATGGCCCATGTTACCCAG GCCCATGTCCAGACTGGAATCACAGCAGCCCCACCCCCCCATCCTGGGGCTCCCCACCCACCCCAGGTGATGCTGCTGCACCCACCCCAGAGCCATGGGGGTCCACCTCAGGGGGGTGTACCCCAGAGTGGCGTGCCTGCTCTTTCTGCTTCCACACCTTCACCCTACACCTACATCGGACACCACCAAG CAGCTCTGCTTGGTTTCGAGTCCAAGGGAACATCATGCCTCACTCAGGATAAGCTGATCATCTGA
- the ATXN2L gene encoding ataxin-2-like protein isoform X3 produces the protein MLKPQPPQPSQPQQTPIQQPAPARRPPGGTSPPNGSLGGTPASASAPGPPTAASPGLGPPPAGGSGIRRGGEGVLPPQPPTHQHQERPGGAATGSTRGQSTGKGPPPSPVFEGVYNNSRMLHFLTAVVGSTCDVKVKNGTTYEGIFKTLSSKFELAVDAVHRKAPEPAGGPRREDIVDTMVFKPSDVMMVHFRNVDFNYATKDKFTDSAIAMNSKVNGEHKEKVLQRWEGGDGNSDDYDLESDMSNGWDPNEMFKFNEENYGVKTTYDSSLSSYTVPLEKDNSEEFRQRELRAAQLAREIESSPQYRLRIAMENDDGRTEEEKHSSVQRQGSGRDSPSLVSRDGKYIPLPQRMREGGPRGGVRCSGSRGGRPGIGSLPPRGGPHHPDSSGPSPGPEPRGINGGPSRMSPKAQRPLRGAKTMSSPSSRPPGETSVPPPTVGRMYPPRSPKSAAPAPASASCPEPPMGSAVPTSTASIPPVSSSMEPGAGPISPTSPKVTASNDGKELPQKEPGRTLEPPELARIAGKAPGLQNEQKRYQLEELKKFGAQFKLQSSSSPEASLDPFSSRGPKESGVEAKGKEKEVESLLTSEPLVSSGSSKTESLPDKEEKLSLPTTGGTEGPEQSQAPRQNQMGSPPGSISKGDDKEEGPVTDQVKKSTLNPNAKEFNPSKPLLSVNKSTSTPTSPGPRTHSTPSIPVLTAGQSGMYSPQYISYIPQIHMGPAVQAPQMYPYPVSNSVPGQQGKYRGAKGSLPPQRSDQHQPASAPPIMQAAAAAGPPLVAATPYSSYISYNPQQFPGQPTMMQPMAHYPSQPVFAPMLQSNPRMLTSGSHPQAIVSSSTPQYPPAEQPTPQALYATVHQSYPHHATQLHAHQPQPATTPTGSQPQSQHAAPSPVQHQAGQPPHLGSGQPQQNLYHPGALTGTPPSLPPGPSAQSPQSSFPQPAAVYAIHAHQQLPHGFTNMAHVTQAHVQTGITAAPPPHPGAPHPPQVMLLHPPQSHGGPPQGGVPQSGVPALSASTPSPYTYIGHHQALLGFESKGTSCLTQDKLII, from the exons ATGTTGAAGCCGCAGCCGCCTCAGCCATCTCAGCCCCAGCAGACACCCATCCAGCAACCGGCACCAGCACGCCGGCCTCCCGGGGGTACCAGCCCCCCCAACGGAAGCCTCGGGGGGACTCCAGCCTCTGCTTCGGCCCCGGGGCCGCCCACTGCTGCTTCCCCGGGCCTAGGGCCTCCTCCTGCTGGAGGCAGTGGGATCCGCCGGGGAGGTGAGGGGGTTCTGCCGCCACAGCCGCCAACACATCAGCATCAGGAGCGGCCCGGGGGCGCTGCTACTGGCAGTACCAG GGGACAGAGCACAGGAAAGGGGCCCCCACCATCACCT GTATTTGAGGGTGTCTATAATAATTCTAGGATGCTTCACTTCCTTACTGCTGTTGTG GGCTCCACTTGTGATGTAAAGGTGAAAAATGGTACCACATATGAAGGTATTTTCAAGACTCTGAGTTCAAAG TTTGAGCTAGCAGTGGATGCAGTTCATAGGAAGGCTCCTGAGCCAGCAGGTGGTCCCCGTCGAGAGGACATCGTGGATACCATGGTGTTTAAGCCAAGTGACGTGATGATGGTCCACTTCCGAAATGTTGACTTCAATTATGCCACTAAGG ACAAGTTCACAGATTCTGCCATTGCCATGAACTCAAAGGTGAATGGTGAACACAAGGAGAAGGTGCTACAGCGCTGGGAGGGAGGTGATGGCAACAGTGATGACTATGACCTTGAATCTGATATG TCTAATGGATGGGACCCTAATGAAATGTTCAAGTTCAATGAGGAAAACTATGGAGTAAAAACAACTTATGACAGTAGCCTCTCTTCTTATAC AGTCCCCTTGGAGAAGGACAACTCAGAGGAGTTTCGTCAGCGGGAGCTCCGTGCAGCCCAGCTGGCCAGAGAAATAGAGTCCAGTCCCCAGTACCGCTTACGTATTGCTATGGAGAATGATGATGGACGAACAGAGGAAGAGAAGCACAGCTCTGTGCAGCGACAAGGCTCAGGCCGTGACAGTCCCAGTTTAGTGTCCAG GGATGGGAAATATATTCCTTTACCTCAGAGGATGCGGGAGGGAGGCCCCAGAGGAGGAGTTCGATGCAGTGGCTCCAGGGGTGGTCGACCTGGCATTGGTTCCTTGCCTCCTCGGGGTGGCCCCCACCACCCTGACAGCAGTGGCCCCAGTCCTGGTCCTGAGCCCCGTGGCATCAATGGAG GTCCTTCCCGCATGTCCCCCAAAGCCCAGAGGCCCCTTAGAGGTGCAAAGACTATGTCTTCCCCTAGCAGCCGCCCCCCTGGAGAAACTTCCGTACCACCTCCTACAG TTGGTCGAATGTACCCGCCTCGTTCCCCTAAGTCAGCTGCTCCTGCCCCAGCCTCGGCTTCCTGTCCTGAGCCACCTATGGGCTCTGCAGTTCCCACCTCTACAGCTTCCATTCCTCCAGTTTCATCCTCTATGGAACCTGGAGCTGGCCCCATTTCCCCAACTTCCCCAAAGGTTACAGCTTCTAATGATG GGAAAGAATTACCCCAAAAGGAACCTGGGAGAACTCTGGAGCCACCAGAACTTGCCCGAATAGCTGGGAAAG CCCCTGGCCTTCAGAATGAACAAAAACGTTACCAGTTGGAAGAACTGAAGAAGTTTGGGGCTCAGTTTAAG CTCCAGTCCAGTAGTTCTCCTGAGGCCAGTCTGGACCCTTTTTCCTCCCGGGGCCCCAAGGAAAGTGGAGTGGAagccaaaggaaaggaaaaggaggtggAAAGCCTGCTGACTTCAGAACCCTTGGTGTCCTCTGGCTCCTCCAAGACAGAATCTCTACctgataaggaggaaaagctgtCCCTCCCCACAACAGGAGGGACTGAAGGGCCAGAACAGTCCCAGGCACCTCGGCAGAACCAAATGGGCAGTCCTCCTGGGAGCATAAGCAAGGGGGATGACAAGGAAGAGGGACCTGTCACTGA TCAAGTGAAGAAGTCTACATTGAACCCCAATGCCAAGGAGTTCAACCCTTCAAAGCCTCTGTTGTCTGTG AACAAGTCAACCAGTACCCCAACTTCCCCAGGTCCCCGGACTCATTCAACTCCTTCAATCCCAGTGCTGACAGCAGGCCAGAGTGGGATGTATAGCCCCCAGTACATCTCCTATATACCTCAGATTCACATGGGGCCAGCCGTGCAg GCTCCTCAGATGTACCCATACCCTGTATCTAACTCTGTGCCTGGTCAGCAGGGCAAGTACCGGGGAGCTAAAG GTTCCTTGCCCCCTCAACGCTCAGACCAGCACCAACCAGCCTCAGCACCCCCTATTATGCAGGCGGCAGCAGCTGCAGGACCCCCTTTGGTGGCAGCTACACCATACTCTTCCTATATTTCCTACAATCCCCAGCAATTCCCAGGCCAGCCTACCATGATGCAGCCCATGGCCCACTATCCCTCACAG CCTGTCTTTGCCCCAATGCTTCAGAGTAACCCGAGGATGCTGACATCGGGCAGCCACCCCCAGGCCATCGTCTCATCTTCTACTCCTCAGTACCCTCCAGCAGAGCAGCCCACTCCCCAAGCCCTATATG CCACCGTTCACCAGTCCTATCCACACCATGCCACGCAGCTCCATGCCCACCAGCCGCAGCCAGCCACCACCCCTACTGGGAGCCAGCCGCAGTCCCAGCATGCGGCCCCCAGCCCTGTCCAG cATCAGGCAGGGCAGCCACCACACTTGGGTAGTGGGCAGCCACAACAGAATTTATACCATCCAGGTGCCTTAACAGGCACACCACCGTCTCTGCCACCGGGACCCTCTGCTCAGTCCCCTCAGAGCAGCTTCCCTCAGCCAGCTGCAGTCTATGCCATCCATGCCCACCAGCAGCTGCCGCACGGCTTCACCAATATGGCCCATGTTACCCAG GCCCATGTCCAGACTGGAATCACAGCAGCCCCACCCCCCCATCCTGGGGCTCCCCACCCACCCCAGGTGATGCTGCTGCACCCACCCCAGAGCCATGGGGGTCCACCTCAGGGGGGTGTACCCCAGAGTGGCGTGCCTGCTCTTTCTGCTTCCACACCTTCACCCTACACCTACATCGGACACCACCAAG CTCTGCTTGGTTTCGAGTCCAAGGGAACATCATGCCTCACTCAGGATAAGCTGATCATCTGA